In the Candidozyma auris chromosome 5, complete sequence genome, TTTGGACTGTTTGGATAGAACCAACCTCATTGAGCAAGTCATTAGTCAGCGAGTATTGAGccatattcttcaaaatcagATGGAGAGTCACGGAAACTCGCCCCGCGATAAGCAGCTCTTGGATGAGCTCACACTCAAGCATAACACTCTCTGGGCAGACAATGGTGATGCGATTTCACAGATCTACACCGGTACTAATGCATTGAAATCTTCGTTTTCGAGATCGGGTAAGATGAACTTTGCGGGCGCCCTTTCGGACGTTACCAAATCGGTATCTAGGATGTACCAAAATACATTCGTTGACTCCAAAAAGCAGTCAACTATTGATATCTTACTTGGAAAAGATGCCAAGAATGGCAAGCCTGTGAAGATTTACGATCCAATTTATGAATTCGTGCATGAGAAACTTAAGGAGAATTCTCTGGCGTTTACAACATTCAAGGATATCACCATGTTTGTCGGTACATTTAACGTCAGTGCCGCTTCGCACCCTATAAGAGACTCTTTAGATGAATGGCTCTTTCCTGCGACGAATGATGACTTTGGACCTCCTGAAGTGTATGCAATTGGTCTCCAAGAGTTAATCGAGCTCAACGCAGGCGCATTCCTCACAGCAGATTCCTCCAAACCATCTATGTGGGGTAAaattttggagaagctgcTTACTTCTCGAGGGAATGAATACCTTCTACTTCGTACTGAAGCCATTGCTTCTATGAGCTTGTATTTATTTGTGAGAAAGGATCAAGTGGAACAGGTCACCCAAGTCTCGGGGTCGTCCAAAAAAACTGGCTTGGGTGGTATGACTGCTAATAAGGGTGCTTGCGCCGTTAGATTTGACTTTGGGTCGACGTCATTTGCGTTAGTGACTTCACACCTTGCTGCAGGTGTGGCTGCAACTATCGAAAGGTACAATGATTATATGCTGATAATGCAAGGTCTCACATTCACCAGAAACTACACAATAAGTGATCATGACAACGTCATTTGGTTTGGTGATTTGAACTACAGAATAGATCTTCCAAATGATCGTTGCAGATATCTCGTTGAGAGTGGAGCTTTCGATGAGTTAAGTGAAGCAGATCagttgaaaaaagaaatggaaAAAGGTGGGGCGTTCTCCCGATTCACCGAAAGCCCTGTAAAATTCTATCCGACTTATAAATTTGACAAAGGAACTTCAACCTACGACTCCTCCGAAAAACAGCGTGTTCCATCATGGACTGATAGAATTCTCTTTAGAGGGATCAATCCTGGTACTCTTGTGCCTTTGAACTATGGCTCTGTGATGGACATCTTTTTGAGTGATCACAAGCCCGTGTATTCGACGTTCAAGGTGAACATCAAGTTTGTCaacaagcaacaaaagtTGGCATTGACTAAGGACTATTATAACGCTTACAAGAAAGACTACCGCTCAGATCAAAGTTTAATTGAAATTGATAACAGCGAAAGCTCTTCGGTAACTTCAAAGAGTTCAAATTTTACTTCAGACACTCTTTCAGAAATGAACCTCTTCGAGGACAATgcttcaccaccaaagtTACCCTCGCGTACACCCCAGCCACGTACAGTGAACACGCTTCCCAGAAGAGTCCCGCCTCCACCTATGAGTAGAAAGGCGGTTGCACTGAGTGCTGGCTTGGATAACAATAACAAGGTCACAGGCACGAACAATCTACCCCAAGAAAAGCAACTTTCAACTCCGCCTCCTCCTCCGCCATCTAGAAACTCTGGTCCATCCAGAAACAATCATCACAACTTGGCATTTTCTGCTGCTCCCTTGGTGCCTTCCAACTCACAGCCTTCTACCCCACGTTCCATGTCACCTAGCATGTCCAATACAGCGGCATCTTCTCCTGGTAATTTCAATGCAACTGAATTGAAGCCCATGAAGCCGAGTAAGCCAAAGGCTTTGTCTGCTAAAAAAGTTGACCAGGTggtttcgcagccagcAGTGGATCCTAGGAAGAACTCCGCTCTGCCACCCCCACCCCCACCGAGGGCCAATACTGCTACAAGTCAGGGGTCTAAAAGCACCATGATGGATTGGAAACCCTTAATACCACAATGAGCTaagagaaagagattcATTTCAAAACAACCTTACCATAAATTTTTGGGTGTGCATATTAGTCCGACAGGCATAAACCTTTACTTTTCAATACAACAGTTATCATTATACACCTTCTCTCTAACGATGTCTAAAAGGATAAAAAATGTCTCCATTTCTGTACCTATTCTTTACGGTAATACCGCAAAACACTTGGCGAATGAGAAACGGACAGAAAAGACCCCACCTGATCACACACATGAGTGGactgtcttcttcaagccaGCCTTGGACAATGTTGACCTTACTCCACTCATTAAAAAAGTTACATTCAAACTACACGAAACTTATGAAAACCCGGTCAGATCAGTCGAGAAGCCGCCCTATCAAGTCACGGAAACGGGTTGGGGTGAGTTTGAGATCATCATAAAGGTGCACTTTCATCCTGGTGCTGAATTGGGAATCAACGAAAAAAATTTCCAGATTTTCCATGGTCTAAAACTTCATCCGTACAATCCACGTGCACcgaaaagagaaaatggaGAGGTGTACTCTGTTTTGTTTGATGAGCTCGTGTTCAACGAACCCACAGAAGCTACGTTTGAGATTCTCACAAGAAAACCCTCGAATCTCCTACCCTACAAGCTTTCAGATCCACTGAAACGTGATCAAGAGTACTTGCGAACAGATGAGATAGACGAGCTAGCGAGACTTGACGTTTACATCTCgaaagtgaaggaagaaatAGAGAAACAGCGCCACGAGTATAAAGAACTCGAGCAACAACGAGCAGCTTTGCTACAATGATACAGAATGAAATAAGATCATGAGGTCGTTACATAATTACAGTGACTTTGTACTCCATAAAGAATTCCAAAAACTCGTCGATCAAGCCCTGAAGTTGGGATAGGCTAACTCCAAATTTTTGATGGGGGCAGTAGTAGGGTCCAATACGAATGGGGAGCTTGCACCTCACCACCAGGTCAGAATCAATGACGATAAGATAATTAAGCGGGTAGTTGCCTCCGCCCAACGGATCCACAATCTCAAAGTATCGGGCTAGCTTTTTGCAAGTCTCTGAATCCAGGCAGTGGAACTGCGGGTCTTCCCGAAATCGACTGTCAATATTCAGAGAGACAAAAACAAGAGGATCAAAATGCTTTGGGAACATACGTCGGATCTCATCAATGTATTCCTTACCCTGCGCACCTAGAAATACAAGAAAATGGAGGCCCTCAATATGGTCCATATCCATGCGCGGAGCACCTGTTGTACTGCTTTCCATGACTTGATGAAGCgaattttgcacccacagGTCAAGAGAAAGCCCATCCTTCTCTAGAAAAGACGGAGGCATCTTTCGCGTTGCCACAGAGGATCTCATGCATTTTGACAGCTCTGGAGAGTTGAGCGCTGAGTTGCGATCGGGGCATTGAGACTCGACAAGGTAATCTTCACTGCGACgcttcattttctttcttttagaaagaagatggtgaCTCGCATTCAGCGACAGTGCGAAAGTAATTTGGTCTGGCGATTGGAATTGTTTTTATATGGGCAACGAAGATCGGGGAAGATTCAAAAATTGGGGTAAGCCGGCATAAGGGAACAATCGAGAGATGGTGAGCGACCCCATAGACTCGCACAAAAAATATTATGGGAAAAGACGGTCAGCAACCTCTCTCATCTGACTAGCCCTCACTCTTGAATAAATGATCACCAAATAGTGTTTTGGTAATGATCTGTGTATATTATAAAACTCCCCGTTGTTTGATGCCTGTTAGTAATGTACATCTTTGATTGGCTAGAATGAGCCTTCTCTACTCTCTGCAATCTGCCCTGCGTCTGACACATAACCTTCCCCggattttgatttctccgCTTCATAACCCCTGCCGATAAACAAAAGCGTGCTTCTTTATTTGGTGACTGCAAGCCGCTGTATCTGCGTTATATACAGCTGGAGACTGGTATCGTCGGTCATCACGTCAAACTGGCCACCATACATGTGGTTGGGGTTGGAAGAGTAGCTGGTCGACGGGTTGAGTTTGGCCATAAGAAACCGTGCCTGTGATCCTCCGTCGTCACAGTCAATGAATCTGGGTAACGGAAAACggtctttcaaaatctctaGAGCCTCCTCTTTGGGCGCTTCTAGGAATTCCCTAAAATGTTCGTAACCCTCCATATTATGGTAGTTGGCCTTTCTCCACTGTGCTACCGTAGATCCGTGATATATGAGAATGTGAAAGAATGtgtcaaggagaaggatcTTGGTGTGTCCAAGAGACATGGAGTCAAGTGGGACGACCTCTGGGTCTCCGTTTATTTCTCCAGTTTCTGGATCCTCGGCTCCGAATTTTTCAATATCGTATGAGTAAAGCGTGGGCTGAATCATAATGAGCGAGTTAATGAGGTCCTCGTGCATAAGCACGTGTCGTATGTAGCTGGTTTCATCGGgggagttgttgaagaccCGGATAAAGGGAGATCGACGTAAATGGTACACAAACTGCGGCAAAAAGGAGAACTTGTGTGATAAACAAAATGAATCTAGCTGCTTCTTGCGATAAACCCCAAAACGTGCGCAGAAGTCAACAACAATCTTGTCGAGATGCTTAGCCACGTCGGTATGGTCGTATGCTGTTTTTGTACTGTTGAATACCTGCGTTTGTAATTTGTCAACTGAGCTTCGAGCTATGGCCATGAAGCCTGcctcttgatcaaatccAGCTTCAAGATTCGTATGGTCGGTATCAGGGATCACACCCAATGGTATAGTGGTGACCCGGACTCTCTTTTCTCCAGAGAGACTCTCGTAGTGAAAGATGAGCTGAATGGAGGCGTTCCCTGGACGTGGCGAATCAAGTTTATCGAAATATATGGCGTATGTGGACTGGTGATTCACCCCGCAAAGTTTCCATGAATTGGTGTTACCTTGCCCAATACTTAAGGGAGATACACTTGAGTTCAAGGCCGTGTTATCTTTTTTAAGAGGAAGCGACGTGGCGTGTCCTATCAATCCTTGTATCTGTAAGTCACTAGTCACTCTGCATTCCAAAGTAGCATTAAGAGCCATTTCGTTGTCtgcatcatcatcctcgttGTTTGCCTCAGGCCTCAAAAACCGAATTAAACTCTGCTTGAAAATTCCAGTGCTGAAGGAATCACTCATCACAACAACACCCCCCGTGGCAGCCGCCACCTCATCCATTTCGGACAAGCCAACTTGATCATAGCTTCCAATAAATATATCGCAGCTGATGCCCATATCCACAAGCATACGTGCAATCGTTTCGTAAAAAATCTTTGCCCGTTTGTAGAGCAGTAAATCGACTTTTGCCACTCCATTGGATAAATTTGGAAGTTGGGTGTGCAGAGACTTATCAATGTCGTGGTGTGAACGTATTGGCTCTTTGAGAGGAGTTCCCACTATCTTGCCCGGTCCGTAAGTTGCCACGCCGCCTATGAAGCACATGAGGTGGCCCCCAGTGGCACAGCCCTTGCCCAAAATGGCTTGAAGAACCAACGAACTGATTTTCAAAGCACAACCCACTGCACGTTCTGGTCTATAATTGGGATGAGGCCGTGGGAAGGTGTTGTTTGAAAGTCTATCGATAATGGTGGAAAGTTGATACTCCGCAATTTCgattggctgcaaaaaccTTTGAGCAGCTGGGCTCAATTGAGCTCGATTCCTCTGTACTCCCATGCCAACATTGAGACCCAAAATAGTCTCGATATTCTTGAGTTCGTAGTCCTTGGCCCCATTGAAAGTGTAACTGCGGTTGGAAACCAGTAAGTCGTGTAGCTGTACGTGTTTTCCAAACGTCACGAAGCCCACCAAGGTATTTGAGGGTAGATATGATAACGATAGAAGGATAGACTCTttcaattgagcaaa is a window encoding:
- the YAF9 gene encoding YEATS domain-containing protein YAF9; this translates as MSKRIKNVSISVPILYGNTAKHLANEKRTEKTPPDHTHEWTVFFKPALDNVDLTPLIKKVTFKLHETYENPVRSVEKPPYQVTETGWGEFEIIIKVHFHPGAELGINEKNFQIFHGLKLHPYNPRAPKRENGEVYSVLFDELVFNEPTEATFEILTRKPSNLLPYKLSDPSKRDQEYLRTDEIDELARLDVYISKVKEEIEKQRHEYKELEQQRAALLQ
- a CDS encoding phosphatidylinositol-3-/phosphoinositide 5-phosphatase, yielding MKVLLREEPRTIALVSDTHALTFRQQTSPAESSKRSSSVEVQLENAANFQHNRDYKVLIHRDIHGCLGLIELDKQIYVALISGASINVARPVPYESVDNIYSVDFVSLSSNDWDFVNLDSAGMPLQTQDPDEFDPNSPRVVHPCFELKKLLSNGSFYFSNDFDLTSSVQKRGVDATKFAKGVKDSEKAASITRVNLSHYEEQYMWNSFMMEELFKFRANLDEVAVEILDHNRFLTTVIRGFAKTVRLNSRGDTISIISKQSWRRAGTRFNARGIDDDGNVANFVESEFIFNNVSSRQVFAFTQIRGSVPTFWEQDSTLINPKITITRSREASQLAFNKHFDEVCEKYGVCHIVNLLSKTKSQEVNVSRCYKELLDHSPHKKELSYSHFDFHAETKQSSGGFAGATKILPSLYDSLEQFGWFNFDVQENEVITRQDGVFRVNCLDCLDRTNLIEQVISQRVLSHILQNQMESHGNSPRDKQLLDELTLKHNTLWADNGDAISQIYTGTNALKSSFSRSGKMNFAGALSDVTKSVSRMYQNTFVDSKKQSTIDILLGKDAKNGKPVKIYDPIYEFVHEKLKENSSAFTTFKDITMFVGTFNVSAASHPIRDSLDEWLFPATNDDFGPPEVYAIGLQELIELNAGAFLTADSSKPSMWGKILEKSLTSRGNEYLLLRTEAIASMSLYLFVRKDQVEQVTQVSGSSKKTGLGGMTANKGACAVRFDFGSTSFALVTSHLAAGVAATIERYNDYMSIMQGLTFTRNYTISDHDNVIWFGDLNYRIDLPNDRCRYLVESGAFDELSEADQLKKEMEKGGAFSRFTESPVKFYPTYKFDKGTSTYDSSEKQRVPSWTDRILFRGINPGTLVPLNYGSVMDIFLSDHKPVYSTFKVNIKFVNKQQKLALTKDYYNAYKKDYRSDQSLIEIDNSESSSVTSKSSNFTSDTLSEMNLFEDNASPPKLPSRTPQPRTVNTLPRRVPPPPMSRKAVASSAGLDNNNKVTGTNNLPQEKQLSTPPPPPPSRNSGPSRNNHHNLAFSAAPLVPSNSQPSTPRSMSPSMSNTAASSPGNFNATELKPMKPSKPKALSAKKVDQVVSQPAVDPRKNSASPPPPPPRANTATSQGSKSTMMDWKPLIPQ